From the genome of Vigna radiata var. radiata cultivar VC1973A unplaced genomic scaffold, Vradiata_ver6 scaffold_212, whole genome shotgun sequence, one region includes:
- the LOC106754448 gene encoding non-specific lipid-transfer protein 1, which translates to MASLKVACMVAVVFMVVVSAHMAHAITCGQVASSLAPCISYLQKGGVPSASCCSGVKALNSAASTTADRKTACNCLKNLAGPKSGINEGNAASLPGKCKVNVPYKISTSTNCANIK; encoded by the exons ATGGCTAGCCTGAAGGTTGCATGCATGGTTGCGGTGGTGTTCATGGTCGTGGTGAGTGCACATATGGCACATGCGATCACGTGCGGGCAAGTGGCCTCTTCTTTGGCTCCATGCATCTCCTACCTCCAAAAGGGCGGAGTTCCGTCGGCGTCGTGTTGCAGCGGAGTGAAGGCCCTGAACAGCGCCGCAAGTACCACCGCTGACCGCAAAACCGCGTGCAACTGTCTGAAAAACCTTGCCGGTCCAAAGTCGGGTATCAACGAGGGCAACGCCGCTTCACTCCCAGGCAAATGTAAAGTCAACGTGCCCTACAAGATCAGCACCTCCACCAACTGCGCTAA CATCAAGTAA
- the LOC106754440 gene encoding non-specific lipid-transfer protein 1, translated as MASVKFACMVVMFMVVVGSRSAEGMTCGQVQGNLAQCIGFLQKGGVVPPSCCTGVKNILNSSRTTADRRAVCSCLKAAAGAVRGINPNNAEALPGKCGVNIPYKISTSTNCNSIN; from the exons ATGGCCAGTGTTAAGTTTGCATGCATGGTGGTGATGTTCATGGTGGTAGTGGGTTCACGCAGTGCTGAGGGAATGACGTGTGGCCAAGTTCAGGGCAACCTAGCACAATGCATAGGGTTCCTTCAAAAGGGCGGTGTTGTTCCCCCATCATGCTGCACGGGGGTGAAGAATATCCTGAACAGTTCCAGAACCACCGCTGATCGCCGAGCCGTTTGTAGCTGCTTGAAGGCTGCTGCTGGTGCAGTTCGTGGGATCAATCCCAATAATGCTGAGGCTCTCCCTGGGAAGTGTGGGGTCAACATACCCTACAAGATCAGCACCTCCACCAACTGTAACAg CATCAATTGA